The following are from one region of the Magallana gigas chromosome 6, xbMagGiga1.1, whole genome shotgun sequence genome:
- the LOC105337844 gene encoding doublesex- and mab-3-related transcription factor 1 isoform X2, which produces MSGNIIIDSELSTRRCNKCRNHGRLVTLKGHKPFCQFKNCSCKACTQLEMKKLSTALRRKEKIARDNPLFDTLCQPPVGPCLVRYQPYKAMRIPCNNPSSGSMVESCMVRYQPHRAPIKSQCYSPPDTLVEPSITLSLPSLHAASNSKTSSTSYKTEMRRYSNITKSIMPTSKTTMDTSAAEPSIEVLKQNLLVSTNNVIQQVPRTYWITQSTNTRHAIQPPRGSQAAGISHPCFSLSSSFHHAPACSVQSMPWLCEPTYTTLKPVSHVGLSYSADGAFWMQQEQGSQSREAGAMYRDTN; this is translated from the exons ATGTCTGGTAACATTATTATCGATAGCGAGTTGTCCACGAGACGGTGCAACAAATGCCGAAATCATGGCCGTTTGGTGACGCTGAAAGGCCATAAACCTTTCTGTCAGTTCAAGAATTGCTCCTGTAAAGCGTGCACTCAGTTGGAGATGAAGAAACTTTCTACTGCACTTCGTAGAAAAGAGAAAATAGCCAGGGACA ATCCACTGTTTGACACTCTCTGCCAGCCACCTGTGGGTCCTTGCCTTGTCAGATACCAGCCCTACAAAGCCATGAGAATTCCGTGCAACAACCCATCGTCAGGTTCCATGGTAGAGTCATGCATGGTCAGATACCAGCCCCATAGAGCACCAATCAAGAGCCAGTGTTACAGCCCGCCTGATACTCTGGTAGAGCCCTCAATTACCCTGAGTCTTCCTAGTCTCCATGCAGCTTCCAATTCTAAGACATCCAGCACCTCAT ATAAGACTGAAATGAGGAGGTACAGCAATATCACAAAGAGCATAATGCCCACATCAAAAACAACCATGGACACCAGTGCTGCAGAACCAAGCATTGAGGTGTTAAAACAGAATCTACTGGTATCAACAAACAATGTGATCCAACAAGTACCCAGAACATATTGGATCACCCAGTCTACCAACACTCGCCATGCTATACAGCCACCTAGAGGAAGTCAGGCAGCTGGAATATCTCATCCCTGTTTCTCACTTTCTTCGAGCTTCCATCATGCACCTGCTTGTTCTGTCCAATCCATGCCATGGCTCTGTGAGCCCACGTACACGACCCTGAAGCCAGTATCACACGTAGGTCTGAGTTATTCAGCAGATGGAGCCTTTTGGATGCAACAGGAGCAAGGATCACAGTCTAGGGAGGCGGGGGCTATGTATCGCGACACAAATTA
- the LOC105337844 gene encoding doublesex- and mab-3-related transcription factor 1 isoform X1, protein MSGNIIIDSELSTRRCNKCRNHGRLVTLKGHKPFCQFKNCSCKACTQLEMKKLSTALRRKEKIARDSKIDPLFDTLCQPPVGPCLVRYQPYKAMRIPCNNPSSGSMVESCMVRYQPHRAPIKSQCYSPPDTLVEPSITLSLPSLHAASNSKTSSTSYKTEMRRYSNITKSIMPTSKTTMDTSAAEPSIEVLKQNLLVSTNNVIQQVPRTYWITQSTNTRHAIQPPRGSQAAGISHPCFSLSSSFHHAPACSVQSMPWLCEPTYTTLKPVSHVGLSYSADGAFWMQQEQGSQSREAGAMYRDTN, encoded by the exons ATGTCTGGTAACATTATTATCGATAGCGAGTTGTCCACGAGACGGTGCAACAAATGCCGAAATCATGGCCGTTTGGTGACGCTGAAAGGCCATAAACCTTTCTGTCAGTTCAAGAATTGCTCCTGTAAAGCGTGCACTCAGTTGGAGATGAAGAAACTTTCTACTGCACTTCGTAGAAAAGAGAAAATAGCCAGGGACAGTAAAATTG ATCCACTGTTTGACACTCTCTGCCAGCCACCTGTGGGTCCTTGCCTTGTCAGATACCAGCCCTACAAAGCCATGAGAATTCCGTGCAACAACCCATCGTCAGGTTCCATGGTAGAGTCATGCATGGTCAGATACCAGCCCCATAGAGCACCAATCAAGAGCCAGTGTTACAGCCCGCCTGATACTCTGGTAGAGCCCTCAATTACCCTGAGTCTTCCTAGTCTCCATGCAGCTTCCAATTCTAAGACATCCAGCACCTCAT ATAAGACTGAAATGAGGAGGTACAGCAATATCACAAAGAGCATAATGCCCACATCAAAAACAACCATGGACACCAGTGCTGCAGAACCAAGCATTGAGGTGTTAAAACAGAATCTACTGGTATCAACAAACAATGTGATCCAACAAGTACCCAGAACATATTGGATCACCCAGTCTACCAACACTCGCCATGCTATACAGCCACCTAGAGGAAGTCAGGCAGCTGGAATATCTCATCCCTGTTTCTCACTTTCTTCGAGCTTCCATCATGCACCTGCTTGTTCTGTCCAATCCATGCCATGGCTCTGTGAGCCCACGTACACGACCCTGAAGCCAGTATCACACGTAGGTCTGAGTTATTCAGCAGATGGAGCCTTTTGGATGCAACAGGAGCAAGGATCACAGTCTAGGGAGGCGGGGGCTATGTATCGCGACACAAATTA
- the LOC105337845 gene encoding uncharacterized protein isoform X2 — protein sequence MSMNSNSPAQFVPSTPRFRCTTDARHTYSTPVAVVPNMRLSLERTIDSGDAAVPRTPVADPAPTRTPHSFRFSAVLHTPVSHYNTDKYDNLPEQEVPSTPKRSQTPVFSTPSLPHTTISNVRRAARLHTQRRQPRRLLPPTQDQDQHTLNLFSGDKIFF from the exons ATGTC aATGAATTCAAACTCTCCAGCACAGTTTGTTCCAAGTACACCGAGGTTTAGATGTACTACGGACGCTCGACACACCTATTCAACGCCCGTAGCTGTTGTTCCAAACATGCGACTGTCTTTAGAAAGGACAATAG ACTCCGGCGATGCCGCGGTTCCAAGAACCCCTGTTGCCGATCCAGCACCCACAAGAACTCCTCATTCATTTAGATTCAGCGCAGTCCTCCACACACCTGTCTCTCACTATAATACGGACAAAT ATGATAACTTGCCTGAACAGGAAGTTCCTTCTACTCCTAAGAGAAGCCAGACCCCAGTTTTCTCCACCCCATCCTTGCCCCATACAACCATTTCCAACGTAAGGAGAGCAGCGCGTCTCCACACCCAAAGACGCCAACCCAGGCGCTTACTGCCTCCTACACAGGATCAAGACCAACACACCCTCAATTTGTTTAGCGGAGACAAGATTTTCTTCTAA
- the LOC105337845 gene encoding uncharacterized protein isoform X1, which yields MLQKVIQMNSNSPAQFVPSTPRFRCTTDARHTYSTPVAVVPNMRLSLERTIDSGDAAVPRTPVADPAPTRTPHSFRFSAVLHTPVSHYNTDKYDNLPEQEVPSTPKRSQTPVFSTPSLPHTTISNVRRAARLHTQRRQPRRLLPPTQDQDQHTLNLFSGDKIFF from the exons ATGCTACAGAAAGTAATTCA aATGAATTCAAACTCTCCAGCACAGTTTGTTCCAAGTACACCGAGGTTTAGATGTACTACGGACGCTCGACACACCTATTCAACGCCCGTAGCTGTTGTTCCAAACATGCGACTGTCTTTAGAAAGGACAATAG ACTCCGGCGATGCCGCGGTTCCAAGAACCCCTGTTGCCGATCCAGCACCCACAAGAACTCCTCATTCATTTAGATTCAGCGCAGTCCTCCACACACCTGTCTCTCACTATAATACGGACAAAT ATGATAACTTGCCTGAACAGGAAGTTCCTTCTACTCCTAAGAGAAGCCAGACCCCAGTTTTCTCCACCCCATCCTTGCCCCATACAACCATTTCCAACGTAAGGAGAGCAGCGCGTCTCCACACCCAAAGACGCCAACCCAGGCGCTTACTGCCTCCTACACAGGATCAAGACCAACACACCCTCAATTTGTTTAGCGGAGACAAGATTTTCTTCTAA
- the LOC105337847 gene encoding restin homolog isoform X1, translating to MKMNSLKKQKGKKMQTCNIKNSSTVKKTQMEKLNVKKCYLNIETLRKDRQMTWEERMDFLMPKMNIGSQKDYFEVIEDEDKENEKKTMLQREEMQRKTEITPPKKTSKKNSAPVKKKDKENLPLTSTALYLTQTDLVEKTPDVSLIPKSSGAKQKKDHMLSSPFPITGSRPGQLLRQLTSTPNCSRKEQLKMDLSAIQLPVQEDELEIHSSTLVNSLEIVPLDDSIEMPPPIDTQQILQFNQKTREKKQSFVKTSKEGVKRKVANVLTKHGELFQFKSKVSEILHKAKDIGIVKEKDVDVDSRDEDLQTPDEPQCTEQSSENRKRKIMAKVPVLERNMKDNLEKRAMDISEIKSINESSHNSSSSKQRLSFKDLSIHKECELQSENKDEVDDLPSENEVLDNLQSKNKDVDGITTNQMKSKVSVGKDDYSQRLKRNQSLSSSHKVKQTEESESMKRNRGLNKSDGQFRHSSTSKEISSSHARAPLRHWDSVKKSIAEDDLCSWKHILKKRAVVKEHVYPKLIMDASNAPVDDILKNFLRVTSPCANLQFRVFKQSTSTTT from the exons atgaaaatgaattcaCTTAAGAAACAAAAAGGGAAAAAG ATGCAAACATGCAACATCAAAAACAGTTCAACAGTAAAGAAGACTCAAATGGAGAAGctaaatgtgaaaaaatgttatttgaacATAGAAACACTGAGGAAAGATAGACAAATGACAT gGGAAGAAAGAATGGATTTTTTGATGCCAAAGATGAACATTGGAAGTCAGAAGGATTATTTTGAAG TAATTGAAGATGaagacaaagaaaatgaaaaaaagacaaTGTTACAACGGGAAG AAATGCAAAGAAAGACAGAAATTACTCCTCCTAAGAAGACATCAAAGAAGAATAG TGCACCTgtgaagaaaaaagataaagaaaaccTGCCCTTAACTTCTACAGCTCTGTACCTCACCCAGACAGACCTTGTGGAGAAAACCCCTGATGTCTCCCTCATTCCAA AGTCATCAGGAGCAAAACAGAAGAAAGATCACATGTTGAGTTCACCATTCCCAATAACA ggTTCAAGGCCAGGACAACTGTTAAGACAACTTACAAGCACCCCAAACTGTTCTAGAAAGGAGCAGCTTAAG ATGGACCTGTCAGCCATTCAGCTCCCTGTACAGGAGGATGAGCTCGAGATTCATTCCTCTACTCTGGTCAACTCCCTGGAGATTGTTCCCCTGGATGACAGTATAGAGATGCCCCCTCCCATAGATACCCAGCAGATTCTACAGTTTAATCAG AAAACTAGAGAAAAGAAGCAAAGTTTTGTAAAGACATCTAAAGAAGGTGTGAAAAGAAAAGTTGCAAATGTTCTTACAAAACATGGGGAACTCTTTCAGTTCAAGTCCAAGGTCTCAGAAATTTTACACAAAGCTAAGGATATTGGCATTGTGAAGGAGAAAGATGTTGATGTAGATAGTAGAGATGAGGATTTACAGACTCCAGATGAACCACAATGTACAGAGCAAAGCAGTGAAAACAGGAAACGTAAAATAATGGCCAAAGTACCAGTTTTAGAGAGAAACATGAAGGATAATTTGGAGAAAAGAGCAATGGATATCTctgaaattaaatcaattaatgAATCATCCCACAATTCAAGTTCAAGTAAGCAGAGATTATCATTCAAAGATTTAAGTATTCATAAAGAATGTGAGCTACAATCAGAAAATAAAGATGAAGTGGATGATCTACCATCAGAAAATGAAGTTTTGGATAATCTGCAgtcaaaaaataaagatgtgGATGGTATAACTACAAATCAAATGAAAAGCAAGGTGTCAGTTGGAAAAGATGACTATAGTCAGAGACTAAAAAGAAACCAGAGTTTAAGTTCTTCTCATAAAGTAAAGCAAACTGAGGAAAGTGAGAGCATGAAAAGAAACAGAGGATTGAATAAATCTGATGGACAGTTCAGACATTCTTCAACCTCCAAAGAAATCAGCTCATCACATGCCCGGGCACCTCTGAGACATTGGGATAGTGTGAAGAAGTCTATTGCAGAAGATGACCTTTGTTCATGGAAACACATCTTAAAAAAGAGAGCAGTAGTCAAGGAACATGTTTACCCTAAATTGATCATGGATGCTTCCAACGCACCAGTTG ATGACATCCTGAAGAATTTTCTAAGAGTGACATCCCCATGTGCAAACCTTCAATTCAGAGTTTTTAAGCAGTCCACTTCAACCACTACTTAA
- the LOC105337847 gene encoding eukaryotic translation initiation factor 5B isoform X2 has protein sequence MKMNSLKKQKGKKMQTCNIKNSSTVKKTQMEKLNVKKCYLNIETLRKDRQMTWEERMDFLMPKMNIGSQKDYFEVIEDEDKENEKKTMLQEMQRKTEITPPKKTSKKNSAPVKKKDKENLPLTSTALYLTQTDLVEKTPDVSLIPKSSGAKQKKDHMLSSPFPITGSRPGQLLRQLTSTPNCSRKEQLKMDLSAIQLPVQEDELEIHSSTLVNSLEIVPLDDSIEMPPPIDTQQILQFNQKTREKKQSFVKTSKEGVKRKVANVLTKHGELFQFKSKVSEILHKAKDIGIVKEKDVDVDSRDEDLQTPDEPQCTEQSSENRKRKIMAKVPVLERNMKDNLEKRAMDISEIKSINESSHNSSSSKQRLSFKDLSIHKECELQSENKDEVDDLPSENEVLDNLQSKNKDVDGITTNQMKSKVSVGKDDYSQRLKRNQSLSSSHKVKQTEESESMKRNRGLNKSDGQFRHSSTSKEISSSHARAPLRHWDSVKKSIAEDDLCSWKHILKKRAVVKEHVYPKLIMDASNAPVDDILKNFLRVTSPCANLQFRVFKQSTSTTT, from the exons atgaaaatgaattcaCTTAAGAAACAAAAAGGGAAAAAG ATGCAAACATGCAACATCAAAAACAGTTCAACAGTAAAGAAGACTCAAATGGAGAAGctaaatgtgaaaaaatgttatttgaacATAGAAACACTGAGGAAAGATAGACAAATGACAT gGGAAGAAAGAATGGATTTTTTGATGCCAAAGATGAACATTGGAAGTCAGAAGGATTATTTTGAAG TAATTGAAGATGaagacaaagaaaatgaaaaaaagacaaTGTTACA AGAAATGCAAAGAAAGACAGAAATTACTCCTCCTAAGAAGACATCAAAGAAGAATAG TGCACCTgtgaagaaaaaagataaagaaaaccTGCCCTTAACTTCTACAGCTCTGTACCTCACCCAGACAGACCTTGTGGAGAAAACCCCTGATGTCTCCCTCATTCCAA AGTCATCAGGAGCAAAACAGAAGAAAGATCACATGTTGAGTTCACCATTCCCAATAACA ggTTCAAGGCCAGGACAACTGTTAAGACAACTTACAAGCACCCCAAACTGTTCTAGAAAGGAGCAGCTTAAG ATGGACCTGTCAGCCATTCAGCTCCCTGTACAGGAGGATGAGCTCGAGATTCATTCCTCTACTCTGGTCAACTCCCTGGAGATTGTTCCCCTGGATGACAGTATAGAGATGCCCCCTCCCATAGATACCCAGCAGATTCTACAGTTTAATCAG AAAACTAGAGAAAAGAAGCAAAGTTTTGTAAAGACATCTAAAGAAGGTGTGAAAAGAAAAGTTGCAAATGTTCTTACAAAACATGGGGAACTCTTTCAGTTCAAGTCCAAGGTCTCAGAAATTTTACACAAAGCTAAGGATATTGGCATTGTGAAGGAGAAAGATGTTGATGTAGATAGTAGAGATGAGGATTTACAGACTCCAGATGAACCACAATGTACAGAGCAAAGCAGTGAAAACAGGAAACGTAAAATAATGGCCAAAGTACCAGTTTTAGAGAGAAACATGAAGGATAATTTGGAGAAAAGAGCAATGGATATCTctgaaattaaatcaattaatgAATCATCCCACAATTCAAGTTCAAGTAAGCAGAGATTATCATTCAAAGATTTAAGTATTCATAAAGAATGTGAGCTACAATCAGAAAATAAAGATGAAGTGGATGATCTACCATCAGAAAATGAAGTTTTGGATAATCTGCAgtcaaaaaataaagatgtgGATGGTATAACTACAAATCAAATGAAAAGCAAGGTGTCAGTTGGAAAAGATGACTATAGTCAGAGACTAAAAAGAAACCAGAGTTTAAGTTCTTCTCATAAAGTAAAGCAAACTGAGGAAAGTGAGAGCATGAAAAGAAACAGAGGATTGAATAAATCTGATGGACAGTTCAGACATTCTTCAACCTCCAAAGAAATCAGCTCATCACATGCCCGGGCACCTCTGAGACATTGGGATAGTGTGAAGAAGTCTATTGCAGAAGATGACCTTTGTTCATGGAAACACATCTTAAAAAAGAGAGCAGTAGTCAAGGAACATGTTTACCCTAAATTGATCATGGATGCTTCCAACGCACCAGTTG ATGACATCCTGAAGAATTTTCTAAGAGTGACATCCCCATGTGCAAACCTTCAATTCAGAGTTTTTAAGCAGTCCACTTCAACCACTACTTAA
- the LOC105337848 gene encoding spermatogenesis-associated protein 7 homolog isoform X1: MGVHSDPTGPSNMANNAKSLRGQLGLRSSALAPTSSKLTTQYMVMDHMKNHYSKITNAKPAIDNRAPRSISSSQKVRDRDTREGKRPVSAMSVNYPVRPYSAMTGHDDDIYDEDQWGDVDPEDEVERQVREIMRKKLNTNTNQIHRTNVAHGGTSQSPYYSARMGQTTHHRPASARSSARSVHSARYNMDRTAMPTRTVTQKTYDGDVIEKHNHVFTQPEKPFTPRVLKSNRVSRIAQSKYYTAPPQKRETDESTNAKEATSPKPKPRAKPRMNAGMDKSGEMTDTLMFESLQSRDFSKYSDDREQVVPRLDISLDKDNMNWIKEQAMKAEIRAKSGGMSRINEDKMLDSNDLEQTGNVTLTGGSLNKTTRSFGTKTFNNSQRLSTDFNNLKKPVKGKREEELQYVEFIKEVTDDVLNRGVFTDRVLKQVFESHITKKKGKLNEEKMRSMLSQVRQDLDIKDESESADFSPLDTTSSLGSRLHTRYSRGRTGEQTFGSTMDSQNTYNFKDTSSGDMFSTIHSEKESDDLSATQALKSYQLDLTRHVENEEGDESPGEIAQSENEMEKTDHVIEADNKSVKSSKSAKSSKSVHSAHVADDRSVKSGKSSGHRSVTSSTHHQDSLSVKSGKSQTSQRSGGFKPSAKPRATAQNNQDGAESSEDQSTQQGYEDEEDGEYEESDEENF, encoded by the exons ATGGGCGTCCATAGTGATCCGACAG GTCCGTCCAATATGGCCAACAATGCAAAGAGTTTGAGAGGACAGCTGGGGCTAAGGAGCAGCG cCCTGGCTCCCACATCCAGTAAACTGACCACCCAGTATATGGTAATGGACCACATGAAAAATCACTACAGCAAAATCACTAATGCAAAGC CGGCAATCGACAACAGAGCCCCTCGAAGTATTTCCTCAAGTCAGAAAG TACGAGACAGAGACACAAGAGAGGGAAAGCGTCCTGTGTCGGCCATGTCTGTCAACTATCCAGTGCGTCCGTACTCTGCCATGACAGGCCATGATGATGACATCTATGATGAAGATCAGTGG GGAGATGTTGATCCTGAAGATGAGGTTGAGAGACAAGTAAGGGAGATAATGCGAAAGAAGCTCAACACCAATACAAATCAGATTCATAGGACAAATGTTGCTCATGGAGGCACCTCTCAGTCCCCGTACTACTCGGCCAGAATGGGTCAGACTACTCACCACCGCCCAGCCTCTGCCCGGTCATCCGCCCGCTCAGTTCACTCAGCCAGGTACAACATGGATAGAACCGCCATGCCCACAAGAACAGTCACCCAGAAGACTTACGATGGAGATGTCATTGAGAAACATAATCATGTCTTTACCCAGCCTGAGAAACCATTCACCCCTCGTGTCCTGAAATCAAACCGTGTGTCTCGCATTGCACAGAGCAAATACTACACTGCTCCTCCACAAAAAAGGGAAACCGATGAAAGCACCAATGCCAAGGAGGCCACATCACCCAAACCAAAGCCGAGAGCCAAGCCACGCATGAATGCTGGGATGGACAAATCTGGAGAGATGACAGACACCTTGATGTTTGAGTCACTACAGAGTAGGGACTTCTCCAAGTACAGTGATGATCGAGAACAAGTTGTCCCCAGACTGGACATTTCTTTGGACAAGGACAATATGAACTGGATCAAAGAACAAGCCATGAAGGCAGAGATCCGAGCCAAGAGCGGAGGAATGTCGCGTATCAATGAGGACAAGATGTTGGATTCCAATGACCTTGAACAAACAGGCAATGTGACCTTGACAGGAGGTTCACTTAACAAAACCACAAG GTCTTTTGGAACTAAAACTTTTAACAACAGCCAGAGACTGAGTACAGA CTTTAACAATCTCAAGAAACCAGTCAAAGGAAAGAG GGAGGAAGAGTTACAGTATGTGGAGTTTATTAAGGAGGTCACAGACGACGTTCTGAACCGAGGCGTGTTCACCGACAG AGTACTGAAACAAGTATTTGAGTCTCACATTAccaagaaaaaaggaaaacttAATGAG GAAAAGATGCGCTCCATGCTGAGTCAGGTTCGTCAGGATTTGGACATCAAAGATGAATCGGAGAGTGCTGATTTCTCCCCACTGGACACCACTTCGTCCCTTGGGTCACGCCTTCACACCAGGTACAGCCGTGGGAGAACTGGGGAGCAGACTTTTGGATCCACCATGGACTCCCAAAACACCTACAACTTCAAAGACACTTCGTCGGGGGACATGTTCAGCACAATTCACTCAGAGAAAGAGAGTGATGACCTGTCTGCCACACAGGCCCTGAAGAGCTACCAGCTAGATCTCACTAGACATGTCGAAAACGAGGAGGGTGATGAAAGTCCAGGAGAGATCGCTCAGTCGGAGAATGAAATGGAGAAGACTGACCATGTTATTGAAGCAGACAACAAATCGGTGAAATCCAGCAAGTCGGCTAAATCCTCCAAGTCTGTCCATAGTGCCCATGTCGCTGATGACAGGTCGGTGAAGTCGGGGAAGTCGTCAGGACATCGCAGTGTGACTTCATCCACTCATCATCAGGACTCTCTCTCGGTAAAGTCTGGGAAATCCCAAACCAGTCAGAGGAGTGGAGGATTCAAACCATCCGCCAAACCCCGGGCTACCGCTCAGAACAACCAGGATGGGGCAG AATCCTCCGAGGATCAGTCGACTCAACAAGGTTATGAAGATGAAGAGGATGGAGAGTATGAGGAATCTGATGAGGAGAActtttaa
- the LOC105337848 gene encoding spermatogenesis-associated protein 7 homolog isoform X2: MGVHSDPTGPSNMANNAKSLRGQLGLRSSALAPTSSKLTTQYMVMDHMKNHYSKITNAKPAIDNRAPRSISSSQKVRDRDTREGKRPVSAMSVNYPVRPYSAMTGHDDDIYDEDQWGDVDPEDEVERQVREIMRKKLNTNTNQIHRTNVAHGGTSQSPYYSARMGQTTHHRPASARSSARSVHSARYNMDRTAMPTRTVTQKTYDGDVIEKHNHVFTQPEKPFTPRVLKSNRVSRIAQSKYYTAPPQKRETDESTNAKEATSPKPKPRAKPRMNAGMDKSGEMTDTLMFESLQSRDFSKYSDDREQVVPRLDISLDKDNMNWIKEQAMKAEIRAKSGGMSRINEDKMLDSNDLEQTGNVTLTGGSLNKTTRSFGTKTFNNSQRLSTEEEELQYVEFIKEVTDDVLNRGVFTDRVLKQVFESHITKKKGKLNEEKMRSMLSQVRQDLDIKDESESADFSPLDTTSSLGSRLHTRYSRGRTGEQTFGSTMDSQNTYNFKDTSSGDMFSTIHSEKESDDLSATQALKSYQLDLTRHVENEEGDESPGEIAQSENEMEKTDHVIEADNKSVKSSKSAKSSKSVHSAHVADDRSVKSGKSSGHRSVTSSTHHQDSLSVKSGKSQTSQRSGGFKPSAKPRATAQNNQDGAESSEDQSTQQGYEDEEDGEYEESDEENF, encoded by the exons ATGGGCGTCCATAGTGATCCGACAG GTCCGTCCAATATGGCCAACAATGCAAAGAGTTTGAGAGGACAGCTGGGGCTAAGGAGCAGCG cCCTGGCTCCCACATCCAGTAAACTGACCACCCAGTATATGGTAATGGACCACATGAAAAATCACTACAGCAAAATCACTAATGCAAAGC CGGCAATCGACAACAGAGCCCCTCGAAGTATTTCCTCAAGTCAGAAAG TACGAGACAGAGACACAAGAGAGGGAAAGCGTCCTGTGTCGGCCATGTCTGTCAACTATCCAGTGCGTCCGTACTCTGCCATGACAGGCCATGATGATGACATCTATGATGAAGATCAGTGG GGAGATGTTGATCCTGAAGATGAGGTTGAGAGACAAGTAAGGGAGATAATGCGAAAGAAGCTCAACACCAATACAAATCAGATTCATAGGACAAATGTTGCTCATGGAGGCACCTCTCAGTCCCCGTACTACTCGGCCAGAATGGGTCAGACTACTCACCACCGCCCAGCCTCTGCCCGGTCATCCGCCCGCTCAGTTCACTCAGCCAGGTACAACATGGATAGAACCGCCATGCCCACAAGAACAGTCACCCAGAAGACTTACGATGGAGATGTCATTGAGAAACATAATCATGTCTTTACCCAGCCTGAGAAACCATTCACCCCTCGTGTCCTGAAATCAAACCGTGTGTCTCGCATTGCACAGAGCAAATACTACACTGCTCCTCCACAAAAAAGGGAAACCGATGAAAGCACCAATGCCAAGGAGGCCACATCACCCAAACCAAAGCCGAGAGCCAAGCCACGCATGAATGCTGGGATGGACAAATCTGGAGAGATGACAGACACCTTGATGTTTGAGTCACTACAGAGTAGGGACTTCTCCAAGTACAGTGATGATCGAGAACAAGTTGTCCCCAGACTGGACATTTCTTTGGACAAGGACAATATGAACTGGATCAAAGAACAAGCCATGAAGGCAGAGATCCGAGCCAAGAGCGGAGGAATGTCGCGTATCAATGAGGACAAGATGTTGGATTCCAATGACCTTGAACAAACAGGCAATGTGACCTTGACAGGAGGTTCACTTAACAAAACCACAAG GTCTTTTGGAACTAAAACTTTTAACAACAGCCAGAGACTGAGTACAGA GGAGGAAGAGTTACAGTATGTGGAGTTTATTAAGGAGGTCACAGACGACGTTCTGAACCGAGGCGTGTTCACCGACAG AGTACTGAAACAAGTATTTGAGTCTCACATTAccaagaaaaaaggaaaacttAATGAG GAAAAGATGCGCTCCATGCTGAGTCAGGTTCGTCAGGATTTGGACATCAAAGATGAATCGGAGAGTGCTGATTTCTCCCCACTGGACACCACTTCGTCCCTTGGGTCACGCCTTCACACCAGGTACAGCCGTGGGAGAACTGGGGAGCAGACTTTTGGATCCACCATGGACTCCCAAAACACCTACAACTTCAAAGACACTTCGTCGGGGGACATGTTCAGCACAATTCACTCAGAGAAAGAGAGTGATGACCTGTCTGCCACACAGGCCCTGAAGAGCTACCAGCTAGATCTCACTAGACATGTCGAAAACGAGGAGGGTGATGAAAGTCCAGGAGAGATCGCTCAGTCGGAGAATGAAATGGAGAAGACTGACCATGTTATTGAAGCAGACAACAAATCGGTGAAATCCAGCAAGTCGGCTAAATCCTCCAAGTCTGTCCATAGTGCCCATGTCGCTGATGACAGGTCGGTGAAGTCGGGGAAGTCGTCAGGACATCGCAGTGTGACTTCATCCACTCATCATCAGGACTCTCTCTCGGTAAAGTCTGGGAAATCCCAAACCAGTCAGAGGAGTGGAGGATTCAAACCATCCGCCAAACCCCGGGCTACCGCTCAGAACAACCAGGATGGGGCAG AATCCTCCGAGGATCAGTCGACTCAACAAGGTTATGAAGATGAAGAGGATGGAGAGTATGAGGAATCTGATGAGGAGAActtttaa